The sequence below is a genomic window from Eleginops maclovinus isolate JMC-PN-2008 ecotype Puerto Natales chromosome 20, JC_Emac_rtc_rv5, whole genome shotgun sequence.
TTTTGATTTAATCTGCATGAAACCATGATCTGGAGTTTAGGCAGCAAGGCTCACAGTCAGTTGGGTGGGCAGCCCTTAAAAGAGAGTGAGGGACATCACATGAGTGCGAAGGAGTCTCAGAAATGCTTAATAAGTGCATTTGTAAAAGATGTAATTACCTGTGGTCTGACAAGTGTATTGTACTTCTCCGGGGCTGCTGCACTCATTATTGTTGTGTAGACAGTACGTCTGGGGATTTCAAAATAGTGGACAAGATGTATAAAAGACCATTCAAAAATGAAACCATGAATAATAATGTAGGGGTTGCATAATATGAGGAAGATCTgcagaacatttttaataaaacacaaataataaaagagaGAATATTACTATATTGCTCTTCATAAATAAACTTAAACAACACGTCTAAAGTACAGTTTTTAAGTGATACTGATCCTCTAACTGTTGATCAAATATTATGCAAATAGTGCAATCCTTCTTTAACCTTCAATCTTTCCATTGAAATGTAACTACTGCTGTTTTATATGCCATGTGCTGAAGTATGTCAAACAAAGGTCTATTGACATTACTGCTGAGATGGGCTAAAGGGAACTGGTATGCACACTGCTGCCAATCTCAGTTGCAGTCAAGTGATTCATTGTAACAATGAGTAGAACAGACAGTGCTCTCCTTACCCATTGCACACAGGATACAGCGACAGCACCTGTAGGGCAAGACACTGTTAGAAATCCATATAATGTGTTCAATCTCTGTCAGTATCACCTGTGTTTTAGTctcaaatattgatttattcctCCAGGCTTGCCTGATAAAGTGTCTCCATGTTGATGTGATCTTGGCCAGTAGCATTTAGTGCTTTGTTGGCCGCGTCtctacaaaaataacaaaataataacagcAGATTAATGACAGTAACATCGACACTATTGTGAATCATGTAAGATGACTCGCCTCCGATGATCCCTGGCTGGAGGAGGAAGCCAGTGGTCAAAGTTAGTCTCCACTCTGTACCatctgaaacagaaacaagacATGTTAtggtatacacacacaggcacacacacacacacaacccttcACTGAACTTCCCTCAAAGTAAATCCCTACAAACTGCAATTTAGCTTTCACCGATCTATTGATCTAATtcatccttctctttttcttcacGAGAttcaatgtattttatatttttttattctgtttattttattttaatgaacatGTCTTTAGTTTACTGCTTTTGCATTTCCTTATATATCGATATTGCAACCTTCTCTTGCTCTAATTTGTTTCACTTCCATTTCTTCTTGGAATATTTTGAATGtgttatgtatatatttatgttggaggagcctggctCTTAAGATGTTCTTTATCATAACTAAACAGTAGCTACTGTGTATGACagagcctttgaatcttgatttttcttttgtgctGGTCTTGCAatggtatttcttttttttttaaatcattttactgGCTAAGGTACAGGTGAAACAGGTATTTTTTAGTGATATGTAACTTTTCTGATGTCCTGATATGGATAGGGTACTTGTTTCACCATTTACGAGCTAGAACTGCATTgattactgtatttatatatcctctacaccaggggtgtccacaCCTTTTTTTACAGAGGGCCACATACTGAACAATATACGAAGAGCTGggtcacttatagaggtgaatattgcctcaaaagttaagttataagtgagcaaaacaaatgaaatgtaggtgaataatgtgcgatacttgaaaacgctttaagaaaaaaacagcccacatcccatctctctttagggtttcagttatttagttggcagctcattctttaaaacagaaggctcagattgcttataataagagtaaatatgaaggtttgatttcaagctggttatagaaataagttattggctttttttttatcaactaagatttgttagaaaatgtttaacattttaaaaactgaattgaTTTGATGATTGgtctcattaatatattttaacatatctatttgagaagtacaatataagacaagcaaaagtttaatttgtgggccatattccattatacttttagaatttgctgagggctgattcaaaatggcctgcgggccacatttggccccagggccgtagtttggacccCCCAGATCTATACGAATGCACTGTTCAACATTCAGTGTCCTTTATCAACGCATAGAGTGTCTGATTGATTTCAAGTGATTGAGTCAAGGAGGGACATGGGGATGGACCTCTTGATATACCAGATTCTCCTCAGATCCTTTATTTTGCCTACCCTCCATTGATGGGAATCAGCGGCCAGATATCAGCGGGGCCCTTTCGGTCCCTGGTTATGACAGCCCCTTCCCCAGCTCGCACCCCACCCACGATGTAGTAGACTCCGGTGATGATGGGAATTTTGGAGAGACGCATCACAGCTTCCTGAAAGTCCTCTGCCTCCTGCAGCGTCTGTTggtcactcagtcagtcagtttcACTTCCTCAAACTTCCTCTTTACGCTGACTTTCATACACACTCACCTCTCGCACAAGCCAGCTGACCGGGGTCCGCCGAAAGAATAAAGCAGACACTACATTCTTCCACCAGTTCCACCAGTGCTCACTGCCTgatcagcacaaacacacatgtatacagacatacacacaaacagacaataCAATCTGAATGTGGAATGATAAGATcgacataaataaaaataatctccAAAGATTACAATGATCATTTTAgtctttttgaaataaatgtgacagAAAATATGACTTTCAGGCCCAGACATATGCCACTTTCCTGCTTATCTctgttttaaaatcatattaaactatatatttcTGGATTTGAGCTGAAATCAATTAATCTAGACAAAATGATTGGCAGAttaagtagaaaataaataaaaacgttgGTTGGAGCCCTTATCGTCTTACCTCGCTGGTCACCAGAGATGGTAAACTTGTTAGGACTCTGTCCCGTCCACAGGCCAACGTAGCCAGCAAATGAAGTTCCACGGTACGCTACCTGGATGGGTGcgtcaaaaaacaaaatcattgcATCACTGACCTCGTCATCAATATGCAGGCACTTTTATTCTGTTAAAACGTATTTCCTGATTAATGATTCTCAGACATTTCTTAGGTATAGCTTGAGAAGGCACTAGAGTTTTGAAATGCTATGAAGACATACTGTACCTTTCCATTCTTGAGAAAAATGACATCCATTGTCATATTCCTCAGCACTGCATGTGGATAATCGAGGTTCCTACCGTGGTACACAGTCCCATTTGTGTCCTGAGCCACGATGCTAGTGCAAAATCTAAGAGAAATGCATAAAGATTGTGAGAACATATTCACCTTAATCCTGCAGACATTGTGTACCTCTGCATTTTACACAGGTTTctataataaatgtgtcattatgAATGAGAGTCATACATACGCAGATATTTCATAGGCGAAGTTGAGAATGAGGATGTCTGAAATGCTGCCTCCCACCTGTTTGGCAATACCTCTGATCTCCCCTGCGTAAGGCTGAGGAACGTACTTCTCCAGGGCCTTCACGATCGGTGTGACTGCGTGATGCACCCATTTAGGAACCGTTgtgctgcaacaaaaaagaagaaagcatgTCTGTTTCAGCACTGAGACTGGAAATACACATAATGACACAGTGCCTCTTCAGCCAGAGGGTAGTTTACTGCTGATTTAAGGCTGGTACAAAGTGTTATACAGTATTGTGTAACTTTCTTTGTATTGAGTCTTCGGCAAACAAGGCACTGTCAGTGCATCAAATGCAGGacaagatggatggatggatgaatggatagatggatagatact
It includes:
- the LOC134883628 gene encoding N-acylethanolamine-hydrolyzing acid amidase-like — its product is MIVQAAGLLLLGLVASCRGGFNPVTVNISLDEDPEVRWAPITKAFDVEYLKKAAAEVIDTTVPKWVHHAVTPIVKALEKYVPQPYAGEIRGIAKQVGGSISDILILNFAYEISAFCTSIVAQDTNGTVYHGRNLDYPHAVLRNMTMDVIFLKNGKVAYRGTSFAGYVGLWTGQSPNKFTISGDQRGSEHWWNWWKNVVSALFFRRTPVSWLVRETLQEAEDFQEAVMRLSKIPIITGVYYIVGGVRAGEGAVITRDRKGPADIWPLIPINGGWYRVETNFDHWLPPPARDHRRDAANKALNATGQDHINMETLYQVLSLYPVCNGRTVYTTIMSAAAPEKYNTLVRPQGCPPN